CCTCGATATTTAATATTACTGAGCACTGGATCTTGGCTGTGACCCTGAGCTTACCTGAGTGCTGTGGGCATCAGAAACTCGTGTTTCTGGGTTGGGAAACTGTGCTGGGTTGGGAAGGCAGTGTGGCAGGATCTGGGTGCTGAGATGGTGCTGGCTACGTGCACATTCTGGTGAGCAAAGCTGCCTGACACATCACTGTCCCCAGTGGAAAGTGACAGGAGGACAAGCTACGCCAAAACAGTAAAACGGGGGTGGTGAGgttaaaaataatgttaaaaacaAGTGAAGACGAATTCACTTAGATTCCTGTAAACAAGCACTGGGCAATGCTGCAAAATTAGAGATATAGCAGAAAGATGAAGAACTTATTTCATGGTAAATGAGTAGTAAATGAATGGAATAAAGACTAATATCATTGTAGGCTGCTGATACTTCTCAAAAGGTGAGTACATCTGAGAGGCAAATGTGCAATTGCTTTGATTTTGGCCATTCACTAATCAGTTTCTGCTAGCCCTGCTAGTATTTCAGGCACCACAATAAATAACTACAGCTTGTTGTTCCAGTATTATATTtgaggaaaacctgcctttgaGGGGGTTTGTCTGCTCAACAGGAGGATGTTGAGCCCAAAATTCTTGGGTTTCTTCATTGTAAACTGAGTCACAGATGGGCAGGTGGAGGCTGTGTGTTTTACCTGTGTGTGCACCTGAGGGATCAACATGTGGCTTTTCAGCTCTTCCTGGACAGATGGATTTATCCTTGCTGCAGGTTAATGTTAAGGAAATACAACAGTCTTTCCTGTGACTTTAATAGATGTTATTGCATTGGTTCAGGGTGTTTAGAACGACTGTGCATCACTACAGAGCAGAAAacccagcagcttctcaggtATTGTAGGTGACATCATTGCAGAAGAGGAATCAAGGGCAGATTGGGAGTGGGGGGAGGCTGGATGACCATTCTGTAGTAATTGGATAGGAATTGGGTATTTCTGCACTTAAcaatcaagaaaagaaaaaggggtaAGCAGCAAACCATGAGTACTTGCATTGTATATGGTGTGCAATGGGTTATTTTTATTGATACATTTGTTCTCCTCCACAAATAAATATTGACACATTTATGTCCTCTGTAGATTGAGGTgggtgcacagcagcagctctgtagctttctctcagctttctgctgctgcccctgctaCCCCTGAGCTGTAAGGGATTCGGTAGCATCAATGAGCAGAAGTAAAATGCAACATTCAGGTACTGCCAGGACCTCCTGGagttaaaaaaatcacatctgcAGACAGTTGTGCTGGAGCAGACCAAGATCTGTTCCAGTGTGCCAGGATGAGAACCTCACTGTGAGGCTTTGCTGAGTTGTGAAGATGCAAACAGAtgtattgatttttatttttttaaaatttaatgtaCAACTTTTGGCTGTGCTCcagattttctccctttttgaaAGGCCCTATGCATACTATATATAATTGAAATGTTCTGTTTCACTTGCCTGGAAATTCTCAGCTGCAGAAAGAAGCGCAATGAATATGAGAAGGTTGAAGATCTGTCCTTGTCACACATTTATAGCCTCTTGCTTTTGATCAATCAGGATCTCATCACAACAAGCTCTCACAGAAGGGAAGTGGAAACAGAGGAGATAGAGATGCTGCCAGGGCCCATCTGTATAAACTGCTGCTGAAGATCTTTCCAGGAAGGTTTTCCAGGAGGATATTTTCCAATGCTTTTCTGCCCTCTTGTAACCTGCTTTGGGGTGTATTTGATAACTGTTCCCTCTGTGTGGAAagctgagggagcagagagctttgatgttattttttttccactcatgATCTGCAGTCTCTTTGTGCTATCAGCTCATCTCTCCCCACAATCCCTGGGCATGTCCTTAATGCAAAACCTCTTTGGTGCTGATATTTATTTCTATGTGAGTAATTGAACTGCTGCAGCCTCCCATTTCCCCCTGACACCAGAGCCACCCCCATCCTGCTTTGGAAGGCTGGATGGGAGCACATCTGTGGCTGGGGGTGATCTGAGTGTGAGAGCAGAGACCCTTCTCTCCAATAATTCGTGTTCATTTCCCATGTTTAGAAGGTGAAGCAGGGAAGCaagaaagagcttttttttcttttttccttttttcatgtttgcttCCCCcccgctttttttttttttttttttttttttttttttttttttttcccgtaAAGTTTAACAGGGGTAGAGTCGACTGCCTCCTCTAATTGTGCTCTTAAACCCCCTCTGGGAAATGTTGTGCTCAGCCGGAGCgtgtctgggctgtgctgaccCATGTTTAGCCGATGCCTGTCACTTCTCATCCACCTTTCCCTTCCACCGCGGTTCTCTGACAGCGCATCCTCTCGCTGCCTCTCCCGCAAGGAGCCGAGGGAGGagggggctctgctctgcctctctttTTCACGGAAACACATCCATGACGCGCACTCGGCTGCGCGCAGCCCCCCGCTCCATCTCCGTCGGGGCGTTAAAAGAAGAGGTGAAGAAGAGAAGCGGAGGAGAAGCCGCCGCCGGCCGGCGGGAcagcggcggcggggggagcgcagCCCCCTCCCCCGGTGCCGCGGGTGTCTCCGCGTCCTCTGGgtggcgccgccgccgccgctgcccgtCTAAGAACCGCGCGGGGCCGGCGCTCCGGTCACagcgagcggcggcggcgggcgcagCGCTGCGGAGCTGCCGCCGAGCCCCGCACGGCAGCCGGCGGCACGGCCGGGGGGGAGCGGAGCCGCCGCGGAGCCTCCCGCGCCTGCACCGAACTTGCCACCGGTGCGCCCCGGTGCCCGATCGCTTCGCGCCGGGAACTTGGGGTGTTTGCTGAAATTCTGGATTATGTTCCTGCTGAGCCGGTCTGCGgggagctgagccaggggagGAAGCATGCGGGGCTATTTAATGGTTTTCTGCCTTATTTGCTGCACCGCGGACGGGCAAATAGTGTATTCCATCGCCGAGGAAACAGAGCGTGGAGCGTCTGTTGGGAACATAGCGAAGGATTTAGGAATAGAGGCAGCTACACTTTCAGCTCGGAAATTTCGCATGATCACCGGTTCAAGTaagcaatattttaatataaatgcCAGCACAGGGGCTTTGTCTGTTAACGAGCCCATAGACAGAGAGCAGCTTTGTGAGTTAAAGTCTGTCTGTCTTCTGAATTACGAGCTCGTGTTAGAAAACCCTCTAGAGCTTTACAGGATGGAATTCAAAGTCTTGGACATAAATGACAACTCCCCCAGCTTTCCCTTAAGTGAATATCATATAAACATGCCGGAGTTCCTGTCACCTGGGGCACGGTTTACACTCCCCAATGCCCAAGATCTGGATGAAGGTGCTAACAGTGTCCAGAATTATACTCTGAGCCCTGATGAACATTTCAATCTGGAAATGCAGATTCGTGGGGATGGGAGTAAATATCCTGAATTGGTGCTGAAGAAAGCCTTAGACAGGGAGCAGCAAGCCACTCACAGACTTGTGCTTACAGCCAAAGATGGTGGGAACCCTCCAAAGTCTGGTGATGTCCCAGTCATTGTGACTGTGCTGGATAGCAATGACAATGCACCAGAATTTGAGCACTCGGTCTACAGGGCGAGTGTCTTGGAGAACTCCCCCAGTGGCACTTTGGTAGTCCAAGTGCACGCCACGGACTTGGATGAAGGTCCAAATGGAGAGGTCAGGTATTCCTTTAGCAATACAACTTCTGCTGACTTACAGCGAATGTTCTCAATTCACCCACACACTGGGGAGGTGACAGTCAATGGCGTTTTAGCTGTTCAGAGACCCCTTCTCGAGATGCTGATTGAGGCAAGGGATAATGGGGCATTTGGCATGTCCAGCACAGCTAAGCTGCTGGTGGAAATCACAGATGTGAACAATCATGGCCCAGAGATTACGATTACATCCCTTTCCAGTCCTGTTCCCGAAGATGCTGTTCCTGGCACGGTGATAGCTCTGCTGAGTATTTTGGATAAGGACCCTGGGGAGAATGGGAAAGTAACCTGCCAGATCTCTGAAAACCTTCCCTTCCAGTTAAAGCCTTCCCTTCAAAACTACTACAGCCTTGTCACCAGCGAGCTTCTGGACCGAGAGCTGACCAGTGAGTACAACATCACCATTACTGCCACGGACTTGGGTTCTCCTCCTCTCACCACTCAGAAGACTGTTTGGGTGCAGATTTCTGATGTGAATGATAACCCCCCTGTCTTCGGTGCTGATGCATACAATGTGTTTGTAGAGGAGAACAATCCATTTGGTGCTTTTCTCTACCAGGTCTCGGCATCTGACCCTGATATAGGGGAGAATGGACGGGTCTCTTACACGCTCAGGAATTCCACAGTTGCAGGCAGTGCCCTGACCAGCTTTTTGTCTATGAACTTGGCCAATGGGAGCATCTATGCAAAACGTGCCTTTGATTTTGAGCAGCTTAGGAGCTTCCATTTCCAAGTGGAAGCCAAGGACAACGGGTCACCAGCCTTGAGTGCTGCCATAACAGTGAATGTTTACATCTCAGACCAGAATGACAATGCCCCAGCCATCCTGTACCCCACCAGCCAGAATGGCTCAGTAGCTGTGGAAGTTGTGCCCCGCCTGGCTGATGAGGACTACCTGGTGACCAAAGTGGTGGCAGACGACGAGGACAATGCACAGAACGGGTGGCTTTCCTACCACCTGGTCCATTCCTCCGACTCCACCCTGTTCCAGCTGTCGCCGCACACCGGCGAGCTGCGCACCACGCGCTCCATGCGCTCCACCGACTTCCTCAAGCAcaaggtggtggtggtggtgcgGGACCACGGGGACCCGCCGCTCTCCTCCACCGTGACAGTGGGCATCCTGCTGGCTGAcaccctgccccaggcactgcccgACTTCGATGACAGCGGGGAGCCACCACCACTGCTCAACGCCACCAACATCTACTTGATCGTTTCCCTTGCCTGTGTCTCGTTCATCTTCGCGGCGTTCGTCTTCTTCCTCGCCGTCGTCCGGCTCTGCTGGTGCCGGACTTGCTGCTGcagcggctgctgctgcccagctgaggaCTATAAAAAGTATTGCTACAGTGTGCACAtgctccccagctcccacctcccACCAGACATGCTGGAGGTCACCGGTGTGGGCAAACTCACTCACACCTACTTGTACAGGGCATCTGTAGGTCTTGGGCCTGGTAACAGCAGCATCCCCAATGGAGATGCTGGGAATGTTCCCAGTGGCTCAAGGTTACAAGT
This genomic interval from Haemorhous mexicanus isolate bHaeMex1 chromosome 15, bHaeMex1.pri, whole genome shotgun sequence contains the following:
- the LOC132334412 gene encoding protocadherin alpha-C1-like isoform X6, with product MRGYLMVFCLICCTADGQIVYSIAEETERGASVGNIAKDLGIEAATLSARKFRMITGSSKQYFNINASTGALSVNEPIDREQLCELKSVCLLNYELVLENPLELYRMEFKVLDINDNSPSFPLSEYHINMPEFLSPGARFTLPNAQDLDEGANSVQNYTLSPDEHFNLEMQIRGDGSKYPELVLKKALDREQQATHRLVLTAKDGGNPPKSGDVPVIVTVLDSNDNAPEFEHSVYRASVLENSPSGTLVVQVHATDLDEGPNGEVRYSFSNTTSADLQRMFSIHPHTGEVTVNGVLAVQRPLLEMLIEARDNGAFGMSSTAKLLVEITDVNNHGPEITITSLSSPVPEDAVPGTVIALLSILDKDPGENGKVTCQISENLPFQLKPSLQNYYSLVTSELLDRELTSEYNITITATDLGSPPLTTQKTVWVQISDVNDNPPVFGADAYNVFVEENNPFGAFLYQVSASDPDIGENGRVSYTLRNSTVAGSALTSFLSMNLANGSIYAKRAFDFEQLRSFHFQVEAKDNGSPALSAAITVNVYISDQNDNAPAILYPTSQNGSVAVEVVPRLADEDYLVTKVVADDEDNAQNGWLSYHLVHSSDSTLFQLSPHTGELRTTRSMRSTDFLKHKVVVVVRDHGDPPLSSTVTVGILLADTLPQALPDFDDSGEPPPLLNATNIYLIVSLACVSFIFAAFVFFLAVVRLCWCRTCCCSGCCCPAEDYKKYCYSVHMLPSSHLPPDMLEVTGVGKLTHTYLYRASVGLGPGNSSIPNGDAGNVPSGSRLQVPGPCIQVQQVQSDRLSAVLMPKHPNPDWRYSASLRAGMQSAVHMEEAGVLRGGAAGPDQQWPTVSSATAEPEAGEVSPPVGAGVNSNSWTFKFGPGNSKQGGPGELPDKFIIPGSPAIISIRQEPPNSQIDKSDFITFGKKEETKKKKKKKKGNKTQEKKEKGNSTTENSDQ